Below is a genomic region from Telmatobacter sp. DSM 110680.
AGTACCGAAATACAATCGCGAGGCGTCCTTGCACTGTTTATCTGCCGTGTCATAGATGTGCAGCAAGCTGCGCATGACCTGGCAGCACTCATCATGCTTTTCTACTGGTTGCTCACTTCGAAACATGATTCGGAATCGCGGATCGTCGTCAGTGTGCGATGGAGTCACATAAAATCCAGCACCAAATGCATCATAGAAAGCATCATCGAACAGTTCAGAGATCGTCATTCCGCTGTCAATATCGACCATGAACAATTGACGGCTTTTGAACTCTGATGAATTGCGATAGTCGCTTGTCAGAGCCGAACTCGTGGCATATCCGCCGACGGTTATCCACTCGAACGTTTCAGGCCATGACATGTCGATAGTGGTCCAGCCGTATTTCGTCCTGCTCATCAGTGCCTTGCGCTCGTCAGGGTCAGGCAGCTTGCCTTGAAGTAGGGTGTGTGTGGATAGCAGCACGATCACTGCTCCCGCTCGTCGAGCATCGCAACGCCAACCCCGGTATCGGAGGGCGTCGCTTCAAACATTCGTGCGGCTCTTTTTAAGAGAGTGATTGTGTCGTTTGGACGTGAAGCGTCCAGTGAATGTGTCATATATCGCTCCTTGTGCCTGTCAGATCGCTTGGACCGTCGTGGGCTGATCAGGGAGATCAGCCCAGACAGGAGCGATTGACTTCGCTGGATTCGAGGGCCAGCTATACGATTTCTCGTCAGGTGTATTTAGTTCGGGGGGTAGGGGCATTGCTGGAGGGAACAGAACTTGTAATTCAGCTATATCAATTCACTGGATTGAATTTCGGCCGTTCAGATATGCCCACGAACCCTCCCTTTCTAACTACAAATACAGTGTACGATTTCCGCACCAAAAAGTCAAGTAAATGTATGAAAGAAAAGATAGTTACCAGCGTTCCTGTTGACCATTTTTGGAGTTTTTAAGAGCGTTACCGATGGGCGGATTTGGGGCCTGTTTTGTCCACTAGTCCGGGCCGCTGAGTCGTTCAAATGATCGCATTCCGACCTTCCCGGAACTGGATAAGCCTGTAAGCGACTGTCTAAACAGGGCATAGCCTGACAGAGCGTCAGGCAAAGTCTGCAAAACTGTCAAATATACATTATAAAATTGACTACTTGACAGTTTCGCGGAAACGTCTTAGACTTCAATCTGACACTTGGGGGCTTCCAAATGAGCGGTCAGGTAATTGGATACGTCAGAGTTTCCACTCTGGAGCAGAACACCGGGAGACAGCGGGAGCAAATGAAGGACGAGCACTTGGATGATGTGTATGAGGATCACATCAGCGGGAAGTCCCTTGAGCGTCCTGAGCTAGACAGGCTGCGTCGCCACGTCCGCAAGGGAGATACCGTCGTGGTTTACAGCATGGACCGTCTGGCGCGGAATCTGCGCGATCTACGCAACCTTGTAGATGAATTAACCGACCGTGGAATAGTCGTCCGATTCCTGAAAGAGCATCTGGAGTTCACCGGGGAGCCGAACAGCACGGCCAAGCTGATGCTGAACATCATGGGGGCGGTTGCTGAATTTGAGCGGGAGCTAATTCTGGAAAGGCAGCGGGAAGGAATTGCGCTTGCGAAGGCTGAAGGCAAATACAAAGGTGGAAAATTCAAGCTAAGTGCAGCCAAAGTGCGGGAGCTGAACAATCGTGCATCGGCTGGAAACATCTCCAAGGCTGCTCTAGCGAGGGAGTTTGGAATTTCGCGGGAAACCCTCTACCAATATCTGAAGGCAGACACATCAGCAAAGGAAAGTGTAAGCAAACTCTCAAATGAAACCCTGTGACGCTAGTTCCACTCGCACGTAAAACTGGCCACGTGAATCGCTGTCGTACACATCTAACATGACCACAAAAGTAGCAAAGCGCCAATGCCGCCAGCACTTCCTGCCGTCAACATAAACTGGTACAGACTCGTCAGACTTGGAAGACTTATGGCTTGGCTTCTGGCCACTGCTTGTCACCGCACGAGATCGACAGTCCACGCAAATCGCGTGAACGTACTGGCACAAAGGGGCAGGTAGGGAATTATTGCAAATGGCGCA
It encodes:
- a CDS encoding recombinase family protein; the encoded protein is MSGQVIGYVRVSTLEQNTGRQREQMKDEHLDDVYEDHISGKSLERPELDRLRRHVRKGDTVVVYSMDRLARNLRDLRNLVDELTDRGIVVRFLKEHLEFTGEPNSTAKLMLNIMGAVAEFERELILERQREGIALAKAEGKYKGGKFKLSAAKVRELNNRASAGNISKAALAREFGISRETLYQYLKADTSAKESVSKLSNETL